The Pseudomonas sp. MH9.2 genomic interval ACATGACTACTCCTTAGGGGGCAACGAGTGGGAATCGGAGGGCGATTGTAAGCGGATAAGCGCAAGGCAAGGGGGATGGTTGTACAACAACGGGTGTGAGGGGGTGTGAGGCAGGGCACTTATAACAAGTGCCCTCATACATCCTGTGAGATAAGGTCTATACCCGGAACTGCCCCAGCAATCGATTCAACTGATTGCTCAGGTCCCGCAGGTGCACACTGGCTTCGCTGGAACGTTCCGCAGCGTAGGTGGTGTTCTGTGACAGACCAGCCGCCTGAGTGACGTTTTGATTGATGTCCTCGACCACGTGCGCCTGTTGTAGGGTCGCGCTGGCGATCGAGGCGTTCAGGCCATTGAGGTTGCGCAATGCCTGAGCGATCGAGTTCAGGCTTTCACCAGCCTGGCTGGCTTGCTCGATGGTTAACTGCGAAGCGTGACTGCTGTCGCCGATGACTTTGACTGCCGCATCGGAATGGTGTTGGAGGCGCTCAATCATCGACTGAATTTCAGCCGTCGATTTTTGCGTGCGTTGTGCCAACAGGCGCACCTCATCGGCTACCACAGCAAAGCCGCGCCCTTGTTCGCCGGCGCGGGCGGCTTCAATGGCAGCATTCAACGCCAGCAGGTTGGTCTGGTCGGCGATAGAACGAATCACCTCCAGGACACTGCCGATCTGTGTGCTTTCTGCCGCGAGGGTTTGAATAACGGTCACCGCCTGGGTGATGGTGCTAGACAATTGATCGATCTGGCGCAGGCTGCTGTCGATATTGATCTGCCCTTGTTTGGCCTGGGCTTCGGCGTCGCGCATTTCGCTGGCGGCCTGTTCGGCGTTTTTCGCGACATCCTGTACGCCATAGGTCACTTCATTGATGGCCGTGGCCACCAATTCCATTTGTTGCGACTGTTGCTGACTGTGAGATTGAGCCTGGCTTGCATTGCTGCCCAGTTCAGTAGCTGCCTGGCCCAATGCCGCAGCAGCTTCCAGCAATTGGCGAACGACCGTATGCATTTTTGTGGTGAAGGCGTTGAAGTGGGTCGCGAGCTGCGTGACTTCGTCATGACCGTGAGTATCCAGACTCCGCGTCAGATCACTTTCACCACTGGCGATGTTGGCCATGGCGTCGACGGCATCCTGTAATGGCCGGACAATGCTTCGGGAAATCATGACCACCAGCAGCGCCATGACCAGTGCAATGCTCAGGCCAGCTATGGATGCTTTCCATACTTGGCCGTAGAACTCGGCCTGCATATCGTCGATGTATACGCCGGAACCGAGTATCCAGCCCCAAGGCTCGAACAATTTCACGTAAGAGGTTTTCTCCACGGGTTCGCTGGAGCCAGGTTTCGGCCAGCGATAGCCGATGTGACCTGCACCTTTGGTTTTGGCGACAGTCACCATCTCGTTAAATAGAGCAATGCCATCCGGATCTTTGATGCCAGACAGGTCCTGGCCCTCAAGCTTCTGATTGACCGGGTGCATGATCATCACCGGTCGCAGATCGTTGATCCAAAAATATTCGTTCTGGTTGTAACGCAACCCGCGTACCGCAGCCTGGGCTTGTTGCTGAGCTTGTTCACGAGTGAGCTTGCCGGAGGTTTCCTGGTCGTGGAAGTACGAGAGGATGCCACCGGCGGCCTCTACAATCTGCTGGGTTTTTTCCGCTTTGGCGGCATACAGGTCAGTGTGGATCTGCTTGAGCATCAAAGCCCCAAGCGTCAACAGCATCAGCACAGAGACCACTAGGATCAGCCACAACCGACGGCTGATCGACAAACTGCGCAAGCTATTCATGAAACTCCACTCCTTCAAATATTGTTCTTTTTTTGCCGTGCAGCCGGATCAAAGTATGCACCACACGGGTCACGCTAGAGCGTTAATTCATCATGTCTGATAGGCTTTCGGCATTGTTCGACTAAACATGAGTGGCTCACGTGTTTTTCACGTTATGGCAATCATCATGTTGGTCCTGCGCACATAGCATGTCTTGTCTGCAATCGTATTGAAAATACTAAAGGGGCATGCCCAGAGCATTGCTTCATGGGGGAATGATGGATATTTGGACTGCCGCACAGGCGTTAATTCTTGGGGTTGTAGAAGGGTTGACCGAGTTTTTGCCGGTCTCCAGCACTGGCCACCAGATTATTGTTGCGGACTTGATCAATTTTGGTGGTGAGAGGGCGATGGCCTTCAACATCATTATCCAGTTGGGGGCGATTCTGGCGGTGGTCTGGGAGTTCCGACGCAAGATTATCGATGTGGTTATCGGGCTGCCTAAACAGTCGGAAGCGCAACGTTTCACGGTCAACCTGATTATTGGTGTCCTCCCGGCCATTGTACTTGGGGTGTTGTTTGCCGATTTGATTCACAAATACCTGTTCAATCCGATCACCGTCGCGACAGCTTTGG includes:
- a CDS encoding methyl-accepting chemotaxis protein — encoded protein: MHTVVRQLLEAAAALGQAATELGSNASQAQSHSQQQSQQMELVATAINEVTYGVQDVAKNAEQAASEMRDAEAQAKQGQINIDSSLRQIDQLSSTITQAVTVIQTLAAESTQIGSVLEVIRSIADQTNLLALNAAIEAARAGEQGRGFAVVADEVRLLAQRTQKSTAEIQSMIERLQHHSDAAVKVIGDSSHASQLTIEQASQAGESLNSIAQALRNLNGLNASIASATLQQAHVVEDINQNVTQAAGLSQNTTYAAERSSEASVHLRDLSNQLNRLLGQFRV